The Arachis duranensis cultivar V14167 chromosome 2, aradu.V14167.gnm2.J7QH, whole genome shotgun sequence genome has a window encoding:
- the LOC107473604 gene encoding protein FAR1-RELATED SEQUENCE 5-like: protein MYNEIARQRRQILGDAARVLKKLEDMQLKDPQLYFKACHDSRGLLRNLFWSDGISQLDYRLFGDVIAFDATYKKNKYSCPLVIFSGVNHHNQTIVFAAALIADETTDTYVWLLRQLMFAMRGKTPTSIITDGAMAIRNAVRDVFPEVRHRLCAWHLIRNATSNVGNPSFTSKFRKIMTGDYEIPVFKRKWVQLIEEFGIEDKPWVINMYEEKHMWATAYLKGKFFAGFRTTSRCEGLHSVVGRYVGSRYDLTSFVEHFQRCVAHMRFNEFNADYESTRGVPVMQTCIELLERYAAELYTHEIFLFFRPFLSRAGSMRVLKIDNTNDCIKYIVCKHGRPDFTWTVDFHQEEMIFMCTCLRMESFAIPCEHIVKVMVDRDIREIPRSLVLDRWTKKVKSALNDPSGFTRDAVVISRQSALVEFSKQLAAVAAKVPERYEETRDLIMGLYSSYKAADEGENQPHSGVARSSNLYVHPTTGGSGQPSKKKKRQRCSVCQMEGHKKTTCPWQKDTDNNVIENEAIGSDDGDMCTEATAELDSNS from the coding sequence ATGTACAATGAGATTGCTCGGCAAAGGCGTCAAATTCTTGGTGATGCAGCACGAGTGTTGAAGAAGTTGGAGGATATGCAGTTGAAGGATCCACAATTATATTTCAAGGCATGTCACGATTCAAGAGGTTTGTTACGTAATTTGTTCTGGTCTGATGGGATTAGCCAACTAGACTACCGACTCTTCGGGGATGTTATTGCTTTTGATGCTACGTACAAGAAGAACAAGTATAGTTGTCCATTAGTAATATTCAGCGGGGTTAACCACCACAACCAAACAATTGTTTTTGCTGCTGCGTTAATTGCGGACGAAACTACTGATACATATGTTTGGCTCCTGCGTCAGCTCATGTTTGCAATGAGGGGCAAGACCCCGACCTCAATCATAACTGATGGGGCCATGGCGATTAGGAATGCAGTGAGAGATGTATTTCCCGAAGTCAGACATAGATTATGCGCTTGGCACCTTATTCGAAATGCAACTAGCAATGTTGGAAATCCATCGTTTACatctaaatttagaaaaatcatGACAGGAGACTACGAGATTCCCGTGTTTAAGCGTAAGTGGGTTCAGCTTATTGAAGAATTTGGCATTGAGGATAAGCCGTGGGTGATCAACATGTACGAAGAGAAGCATATGTGGGCTACTGCATATCTAAAAGGAAAATTCTTTGCTGGCTTTAGAACTACATCAAGATGTGAAGGTTTACACTCAGTAGTGGGAAGGTATGTGGGGTCGCGGTATGATTTGACAAGTTTTGTAGAGCATTTTCAAAGGTGTGTAGCACACATGCGCTTTAACGAATTTAATGCTGATTATGAATCTACACGTGGGGTACCCGTCATGCAAACTTGTATAGAGCTGCTAGAGAGATATGCTGCTGAGTTATACACTCATGagatatttcttttctttcggcCATTTCTCTCCAGAGCTGGATCAATGCGGGTTCTAAAGATAGATAATACCAATGATTGCATAAAGTACATTGTGTGTAAGCATGGGAGGCCCGATTTTACGTGGACCGTTGATTTTCATCAAGAAGAAATGATCTTCATGTGTACCTGTTTACGAATGGAGTCATTTGCTATTCCATGCGAACATATTGTGAAAGTAATGGTTGACAGAGACATCCGTGAGATTCCCCGGTCATTGGTATTGGATAGATGGACAAAAAAGGTTAAATCAGCACTCAATGATCCAAGTGGGTTCACCAGGGATGCTGTTGTTATTAGTCGTCAAAGTGCTTTGGTGGAATTTTCTAAACAACTGGCTGCTGTTGCTGCTAAAGTACCAGAGAGATATGAAGAGACACGTGATTTAATTATGGGATTGTACTCATCTTACAAGGCTGCAGACGAAGGAGAAAATCAACCTCACTCAGGTGTAGCTAGAAGTAGCAATCTGTATGTGCATCCAACCACTGGAGGCTCAGGACAACCATctaagaagaagaagcggcAACGTTGTAGTGTTTGTCAAATGGAAGGACATAAGAAGACAACATGTCCTTGGCAAAAGGACACTGACAACAACGTTATAGAAAATGAAGCTATCGGTTCGGACGATGGCGACATGTGTACCGAAGCGACGGCTGAGTTAGATAGTAATAGTTAG
- the LOC107473605 gene encoding putative protein FAR1-RELATED SEQUENCE 10 has product MDEQNEFEQDFRDEFTEGAFFSESDMSYYILEAAYAVDSMQDITSLKFSENVAEEIGKYHFSTLHLAFDFYMKYSKSKGFSARKSKTFKNSSGEIYRQMFVCHRQGFRMEKYYTMEKRKKEPRLETRTGCKARMDVKFVPKSGRWHIFYFSDEHNHDLLDTQFSAMLPAHRKMSEADIMQMMNMLKSGISTS; this is encoded by the coding sequence ATGGATGAACAGAATGAATTCGAACAAGATTTCAGAGATGAATTTACCGAGGGAGCATTTTTTTCTGAATCTGATATGTCATATTATATCCTTGAAGCCGCTTATGCGGTTGACTCCATGCAAGACATTACATCTTTGAAATTTAGTGAGAATGTTGCGGAGGAAATTGGCAAATATCACTTTTCTACTTTGCATCTtgcatttgatttttatatgaaGTACTCAAAGTCGAAAGGCTTTAGTGCAAGGAAGAGCAAGACCTTCAAGAATAGTAGTGGCGAGATTTACAGACAAATGTTTGTATGCCATAGGCAAGGATTCAGGATGGAGAAATATTACACGATggaaaaaaggaagaaggagCCTAGATTGGAAACAAGAACTGGATGTAAAGCCCGAATGGATGTTAAATTTGTACCAAAAAGTGGAAGGTGGCATATCTTTTATTTCTCTGACGAACACAACCATGATCTATTGGATACACAATTCAGTGCTATGTTGCCTGCCCACAGAAAAATGTCAGAGGCAGATATTATGCAAATGATGAACATGCTAAAGTCAGGGATTAGCACCTCATAG